In the Sulfobacillus thermosulfidooxidans DSM 9293 genome, CCTGCCAGCTCTCCCACGACGCTTCCATAACATCGTGACCATTAGCACCATGAACATGTTCATCAATAAAGCCTGGCAAAATAATAGGAAGGTCTTTTGTGCGTGTATCGAGACGCTGAATCTGTTCAATACGCCCATGATGATCCCAATGAATCTGGGCTGGCACCAAATTTCCCGTCGTCGACAAATACACTCGCCCGGTAATAGACCGTTGTTGGGAATTATGACTCCGGAACATCATATGGCCGCCTTTCTTGACTCCATTTTTTTGCTAACCAAACTGCCCCATATACCGCAGGCTCATCGATCACTGGCAAAGACATCAGAGGATTTTCACGTGGAACGAGACGCGCCAGATACGGTTGCCATAACCGGGCCAGCCCCCCGCTCAGTCCCATAGTGGGAGAATCGATGTGCAATGCGGTCATCAACGCGTTGAAATTTCTCATGATTTTTTCAGCTTCTGCTTGCAGCAATTGATCAGCGACGTGATCACCCCTATTAGCTGCAGAAAACACCTCGGGAGCGAAATCCGCCAGCTGGCGCATTGCAAAAGATGGACGATACAGTTGTTCAAGAACGTCTTGCATCGAGGATACCGCGAAAAATTCTAAACATTTATGCACTAGAAGGGTGTATGGTTCGATGCCTTCCCAGGATTCCATGGCTTTTCGGATTCCTTGTTGTCCCAACGACAGCCCGGACCCCACATCCCCCAATTTCCAACCGTACCCACCTAAACGAAGGGTTTTTGTGGAATGCTTACCAAAAAATATCGACCCCGTGCCCAATATGGCGATAAGTCCATCTTCGCCTTTTGTAAAATTAGCCCACGGTAACCAATAATCGCCAGTAATCCAGAGACGCTTTAGGCCACGCCTGGCAAAATACTGTTGCCATGAGGCACGCACGGCCAAGCGGTCGGCCCCAGCTACACCGATAACTCCTTCGATTTGACTGAGATCCCCCTGCTGATTGAGACGGTCTATCACGTCATCCATAGCAGCATACGCACGATCTTGACCGACCACAAGGAGATTAGACGCCGAAGACGTCACGACTTCCCCGAGGCGGCCGTCGTCCTTTTCTATTATGCCGCGCGTGGAAGTGCCCCCACCATCAACGCCCATGTACATACCGTAGTTCCTTCCGCGTAATGTTCATCGGATTTCTAATCGTGAAAAGCGTAACCCTGTTGCCAGTGCTGATATTGCTCAAAAAACGTAGGGTAACTTATAGCCACACTACTCACATCATCCAGGATTACCGGAGATGTGGCAATAGCTGCCGCCACTGCCAACATCATCGCCATGCGGTGATCACCAAAACTTCTGACCGAACCACCGTGGAGCGGGGTCGGGCCATGAATCACCATGCCATCGTCTCTTTCTTCGATGTGAGCGCCTAGTTGCTTAAGATTTGTGACCGTAGCTTGAATGCGGTCGGTTTCCTTCACCCGCAACTCTTCAGCTCCAGAAATCACGGTATCGCCGAAGGCTTGAGTGGCCATCAACGCGACCAAAGGGACTTCATCAATCATATCGGGAACTTGTTCCGGTGTAACCGTAACCCCGCCAAGAGGCTGGTGGGTGACAGTCAAATGACCGATGTCCTCCGTATCCGATTCCCTTTCTATATCAATGCGGGCTCCCATTTGTTGGAGTAGCCGAAAAAACCCGATGCGTCGGGGACTAAGAGAAATTTCCTTCAGTGTTAGCGAGGAGCCGGGAATCAGAGCGGCTAACGCAGCCCAAAATGCCCCCGAGGACGGATCGCCAGGTACACGGAACGGGACAAGATCTAATGTCCGCCAATCCTGTAATGGTTCAACCATAATATGATGGTCCGCAGTCATCCTTATTCGCGCGCCCATTTGTTTCAGCATCTGTTCTGTATGATCCCGCGTGGGATAGGGTTCTACGATTTCAGATAGTGTCGTTGCCCCTAAGGCGGCAAGGATCAAAGCGGATTTCACCTGGGCCGAAGCCATCGGCATCGAATAGCTCAGGCCTCGGTAGGGTCCGCGATTATGAACCATAACCGGGGCATAGACTTGGCTGGTCTCAACATCGATTCCCATTTGCCGTAATGGGCGCGCCACACGTTCCATAGGCCGCTTCGATAGTGATGCATCACCGATTAAGGTGCGCGGTGATGAGGATAAAGCTAATAGTCCCATGCCCAGTCGCATGGTAGTTCCGGAATTCCCACAGTCAATCACCGTTGTGTCGCTTTTCCACTGGGAAGGTCCTGGCGACGTCAGGATCCATTCGTCATCGCCAGCCTCCACCTTCACACCTAAACTTTCCACTAATCGTCTACTCGACAGAGTATCTTGTGCCACCAAGGGATGAAGAACGCGTACAGTTCCTGGAGCTAAAGCCGAAAACAAAATCGCACGGTGCGTAATGGATTTATCACTAGGTGGACGTAAAGTGCCCTCTACGGGATGACGGCAAGGTGTCAATTCCATAACCATGTTCATTCCTTTCGCTTGCTGAAAATCGGCAGGACTAACCGTTTGTTGGTGAGGAAGGCGGGGGAACCTTAGATACGGCCCTATTACGAATAGATGCCGTATCCTTCAACGCTTTGGGCCATTCCCCACGTTGGATTTGATCGTTCCATTCATGAATTAATTGCGTAAATTGCGCAAAAGTTTCTCTTATATGACTTTCATTCGCCTTGAGGATTTCTTTCCATAATCTTTCATCACTGGCACCAATACGGGTCACATCAAGAAAACCTGTTCCCACCACTTGGGGCCACAATGGCAGGGTGTTGTCAGCATTTTTGGCCAGCGTCAAGACGGCTGCAGAAATCAAATAGGGAGTATGGCTTACTAGGCTCATTAGGGCATCATGCTGATCCCATGGCACCCACACCGGACGGCTTCCCAACACAGTCATCCATTGTTGAACTAGATGCGGGTCTAAGGCGATGCCCTCGACCTCCACAATCAAACACGAGCGGCCTTCAAACAGGCGGCTATCACTATGTTCAAAGCCCCGGACCTCCTTGCCGGCCATTGGATGCAGGGATAATAGGGCGAATGGTGGTTGTATTTGCGCATAAACGGATTGAAATATGCCTTTGACAGAGCTCATATCCACAATCGTACAGCCTGCCCGAGCGTGGGCTAAGATTCGAGGGATCCATATCGCCACATCATTCAAGGGCGTGGCCAAAACAATTTGATCAATGTCTTGAATCCACTGTTCCCATGTCGTGTCGACAATGATTCCCTCTACTCGTGCTTGTTCTATCACCCGGGAATTCACGTCATAGGCATAGACTGTCCATCCAGCCTTCAGGCAGGCTTTTGCCACCGACCCGCCAATTAACCCCAATCCAATGACCCCGACTCTCACAAGGTCCGTCCTATGGCTTCAGCTATGGGACGCAAAGACTCAACTAACTCGCTCAAGTGTGGAAGACTGAGACTCTGCGGACCATCAGACAGCGCTTCTGTGGGATTGGGGTGAGCCTCGATGATTAAACCGTCGGCGCCAGCAGCCACGGCTGCTCGTGCCATGGGTGCAACCCAGCTCCATTGTCCCGTTGAGTGGGAAGGATCTATGATAATAGGGAGATGGGACAACTGTTTTACCACAGGGATTGCACTTAAATCTAGTGTATTCCGGGTCTTCGTTTCGTAAGTCCGAATTCCTCGCTCGCACAAAATAATGTTGGGGTTCCCATTGGCGGCAATGTATTCGGCAGCCATAAGCCACTCGTCAATCGTGGCCGAAAGCCCCCGCTTTAACAGCACGGGTTTATTTGAATGGCCGGCGGCCTTTAATAACTCAAAGTTTTGCATGTTGCGAGCACCAATTTGAATAATATCCGCCCACTCAGCTACATAATTTAAACTTTCCCGATCGACAGCTTCGGTCACGACCATTAGTCCAAACCGTTCTCGCGCTTCAGCTAAAATCTTGAGTCCTTCAACACCCATCCCTTGGAAACTGTAGGGCGAGGTTCGGGGTTTGTAGGCGCCCCCCCGCAGAACCATGAGTCCAAGATCATGAACAACGCGAGCGGCCTGCATAACCTGTTCATGACCTTCGACCGCGCACGGTCCTGCAATCACAACGACTTGCTTGCTGCCAAATTTGGCATTGCCCACTTGAACGACCGTATCATCAGGATGGAAATCACGGCTCACCAATTTGTAGGGCCGTCTTACGGGGACAACTTGCTCAACCGATTGCATGGATGCCAAACGAATTACCTCCTCTGTTCCTTCGCCTATTACCCCAATAATCGTTTTTTCGACTCCCCGCGAGATATGCACTTGAAATCCTTCTGATTTCAACCGTTCCGTAACGGCATCGATATCTTGCTCCGGAGCATTTTTCTTCATGACGACGATCATGACCCATCCCTCTTCCGTGACGATTTTTCCAAAAAAAATAAGGCCCATTGTCCCTTAGGGACGAAGGCCTTGATTTCTCCGTGGTACCACCCTATTGACTAGTTACCTAGCCACTCAGCTAGCTGCTAACACAGCTACTCCTCTTTAACGGTAGGACTCCGGATTCTCTACTAGTGAATAAGACACGTTCGATGCACACTCATGGGGGTACGGTCTGGAATCAAAGTATCGGCTTACACCATCCGCCGACTCTCTGCGCCTTCGATTTCCGACCCCTTCCCAATCATCGCTTTAGCATGTTTTCACGGATAATACACCGTCATCTAGGTGATGTCAAGGCCTTTTTTTAATCCGATAATGCCTTGCGTAGTGCCGCGACAAATTCATACGTTTGTTTGGCCGCATTTCCCCCGGCCTCGTCGATTCGGCGGACCAACGCGCTCCCGACAATAACGCCATCGGCGACACTACCCACATAACGCGCATGCTCTGGGGTTGAAATGCCAAATCCGATAGCAAGCGGCAGTGAAATCTGCCTTTTAACTCGTTCCACCAAGGTCTTCACGCCAGCATCCACTTCTTGTCGTACCCCTGTGACACCAGTCACGGACACTCCATAGACAAATCCGGTAGCTTTGGCCAACGATGCAATGTGCGCATCCGTCGAAGTCGGCGCCACAAGCGGGATCAAAGACATTCCTAATTCCTGTGTATTGTGAAATACCTCATCGCTTTCTTCCCATGGCAGATCAGGGATAATAATTCCCTTCACGCCACTATCCCGGGCGGCTTTAAGAAAATCCCGCACGCCATAGTGAAACACAGGATTAAAATAAGTTAGATAAACAATCGGGACGGAATGAGCACTTATCTTCTCCGTAGCCTGTAAGACATCACGGATTCGCGTACCATTATTTAAAGCTTTTGTGGCCGCTTTCTGTAATACGGGGCCATCAGCTAACGGATCAGAAAAGGGAATTCCGACTTCAATGATATCGGCACCGGCATCATTCATGGCGTGCACAAGTTCTTCAAGATCCCGTAAATGAGGATGACCTGCCGTGACATAAGGGATGAGCGCTGCTCGTCCTTCCGATTTTGTGCGCTCAAAGACTTGGGCCACACTTGTTCCAACATTAATCATGATGTCCCTCCTCATAATCCCTTACGGAATCAATATCTTTATCGCCACGGCCTGATAAATTAATCAGGACACGTGCCTGTTTCTCTCGTAATTGGTCTTGTTCCTTAATAACCCAAGCGACAGCATGCGCGCTTTCCAACGCCGGAATAATGCCTTCTAATTCCGAGAGCTGGTGAAAAGCCGCTAAAGCCTCCTTGTCGGTGATAGCGTCATAATGGGCGCGTCCGATATCGTGAAAATAGGCATGTTCAGGACCAACACCGGGATAATCGAGTCCTGCGGAAATTGAATGCGCGGGCATGATCTGACCGTCATCATCTTGGAGGAGATAACTGAGACTGCCATGTAAAATCCCCTTCATGCCCACTGTAATCGTCGCCGCGTGCTTTCCGGTTTCAATTCCTGATCCCGCTGCCTCTACGCCAATTAACGCGACCGGATCGTTTCGAAAGGCATAAAAAACGCCCATGGAATTTGAGCCGCCCCCGACCGGAGCGACAATATGAGTTGGCAAGGTCCCCGTGAGATGCTGAAATTGCTGTCGGGCTTCTTTTCCAATCACCGATTGAAAGTCTCGTACCATCATCGGATAGGGATGAGGGCCCACGACGGAACCAATCACATAG is a window encoding:
- a CDS encoding N-acetylglucosamine kinase, encoding MYMGVDGGGTSTRGIIEKDDGRLGEVVTSSASNLLVVGQDRAYAAMDDVIDRLNQQGDLSQIEGVIGVAGADRLAVRASWQQYFARRGLKRLWITGDYWLPWANFTKGEDGLIAILGTGSIFFGKHSTKTLRLGGYGWKLGDVGSGLSLGQQGIRKAMESWEGIEPYTLLVHKCLEFFAVSSMQDVLEQLYRPSFAMRQLADFAPEVFSAANRGDHVADQLLQAEAEKIMRNFNALMTALHIDSPTMGLSGGLARLWQPYLARLVPRENPLMSLPVIDEPAVYGAVWLAKKWSQERRPYDVPES
- the aroA gene encoding 3-phosphoshikimate 1-carboxyvinyltransferase, with product MELTPCRHPVEGTLRPPSDKSITHRAILFSALAPGTVRVLHPLVAQDTLSSRRLVESLGVKVEAGDDEWILTSPGPSQWKSDTTVIDCGNSGTTMRLGMGLLALSSSPRTLIGDASLSKRPMERVARPLRQMGIDVETSQVYAPVMVHNRGPYRGLSYSMPMASAQVKSALILAALGATTLSEIVEPYPTRDHTEQMLKQMGARIRMTADHHIMVEPLQDWRTLDLVPFRVPGDPSSGAFWAALAALIPGSSLTLKEISLSPRRIGFFRLLQQMGARIDIERESDTEDIGHLTVTHQPLGGVTVTPEQVPDMIDEVPLVALMATQAFGDTVISGAEELRVKETDRIQATVTNLKQLGAHIEERDDGMVIHGPTPLHGGSVRSFGDHRMAMMLAVAAAIATSPVILDDVSSVAISYPTFFEQYQHWQQGYAFHD
- a CDS encoding prephenate dehydrogenase, with the translated sequence MRVGVIGLGLIGGSVAKACLKAGWTVYAYDVNSRVIEQARVEGIIVDTTWEQWIQDIDQIVLATPLNDVAIWIPRILAHARAGCTIVDMSSVKGIFQSVYAQIQPPFALLSLHPMAGKEVRGFEHSDSRLFEGRSCLIVEVEGIALDPHLVQQWMTVLGSRPVWVPWDQHDALMSLVSHTPYLISAAVLTLAKNADNTLPLWPQVVGTGFLDVTRIGASDERLWKEILKANESHIRETFAQFTQLIHEWNDQIQRGEWPKALKDTASIRNRAVSKVPPPSSPTNG
- the aroF gene encoding 3-deoxy-7-phosphoheptulonate synthase encodes the protein MIVVMKKNAPEQDIDAVTERLKSEGFQVHISRGVEKTIIGVIGEGTEEVIRLASMQSVEQVVPVRRPYKLVSRDFHPDDTVVQVGNAKFGSKQVVVIAGPCAVEGHEQVMQAARVVHDLGLMVLRGGAYKPRTSPYSFQGMGVEGLKILAEARERFGLMVVTEAVDRESLNYVAEWADIIQIGARNMQNFELLKAAGHSNKPVLLKRGLSATIDEWLMAAEYIAANGNPNIILCERGIRTYETKTRNTLDLSAIPVVKQLSHLPIIIDPSHSTGQWSWVAPMARAAVAAGADGLIIEAHPNPTEALSDGPQSLSLPHLSELVESLRPIAEAIGRTL
- the trpA gene encoding tryptophan synthase subunit alpha, encoding MINVGTSVAQVFERTKSEGRAALIPYVTAGHPHLRDLEELVHAMNDAGADIIEVGIPFSDPLADGPVLQKAATKALNNGTRIRDVLQATEKISAHSVPIVYLTYFNPVFHYGVRDFLKAARDSGVKGIIIPDLPWEESDEVFHNTQELGMSLIPLVAPTSTDAHIASLAKATGFVYGVSVTGVTGVRQEVDAGVKTLVERVKRQISLPLAIGFGISTPEHARYVGSVADGVIVGSALVRRIDEAGGNAAKQTYEFVAALRKALSD
- the trpB gene encoding tryptophan synthase subunit beta, whose translation is MAMMKDVPDERGRYGSFGGRYVPETLIPALDELSVAYEQAKHDPAFQQELDALLKDYVGRPTPLRRADRLSEKLGFDVYLKREDLNHTGAHKINNTMGQILLARRMGKSRIIAETGAGQHGVATATAAALFGLKAQVYMGEEDVKRQALNVYRMQLLGAEVIPVSSGSKTLKDATNEAIRDWVTNVRTTFYVIGSVVGPHPYPMMVRDFQSVIGKEARQQFQHLTGTLPTHIVAPVGGGSNSMGVFYAFRNDPVALIGVEAAGSGIETGKHAATITVGMKGILHGSLSYLLQDDDGQIMPAHSISAGLDYPGVGPEHAYFHDIGRAHYDAITDKEALAAFHQLSELEGIIPALESAHAVAWVIKEQDQLREKQARVLINLSGRGDKDIDSVRDYEEGHHD